One part of the Streptomyces ferrugineus genome encodes these proteins:
- a CDS encoding DUF5685 family protein translates to MFGIVRPCRHRLGESLAGQWLAHLCGLCLSLRGDHGQFARIVTNYDGLLISVLTEAQAEKDNGLRRTAGPCPLRGMRTASVAQGEGARLAAAVSLVLASAKVRDHVADGDGLLARRPVALAARRVAAGWGAAGARSGSAVGFDTAVLVDAVDRQAGVEALAGIGTPILAVTEPTETATAAAFAHTAILAGRPHNAEPLAEAGRLFGRLAHLLDAVEDRAADARAGAWNPLTATGTSLAEARRLAEDAVQGVRLALREVEFSDARLAHLLLVHELRRSVDRAFGTVPTCSSHASQQSGSYGQPPQNPYAGGNPYAGQNPYTGQNPYAGGGGAPGGGAGGGGGGGGDFGGFGGGPAPQPPKGRRGFWAGCGMFWLLCCTCKLCCAKEYEGPWSRKKREGCCRDCDCDGCDCCCPCDGC, encoded by the coding sequence GTGTTCGGAATCGTCAGGCCCTGTCGTCATCGCCTCGGGGAGAGCCTCGCAGGGCAATGGTTGGCGCATTTGTGCGGACTGTGCCTCTCGTTGCGCGGGGACCACGGCCAGTTCGCGCGGATCGTGACGAACTACGACGGGCTCCTCATCTCCGTTCTGACCGAGGCTCAGGCGGAGAAGGACAACGGACTTCGGCGTACGGCCGGACCGTGCCCGTTGCGCGGGATGCGCACCGCGTCCGTCGCTCAGGGGGAGGGCGCCCGGCTCGCCGCCGCCGTCTCGCTGGTGCTCGCCTCGGCCAAGGTGCGTGACCATGTCGCCGACGGCGACGGGCTGCTGGCCCGCAGGCCGGTGGCGCTCGCCGCGCGCCGGGTGGCCGCCGGCTGGGGTGCGGCCGGTGCCCGGAGCGGCTCGGCCGTCGGGTTCGACACCGCCGTACTCGTCGACGCCGTGGACCGGCAGGCCGGCGTCGAGGCGCTCGCCGGGATCGGGACGCCGATCCTCGCCGTGACCGAACCGACCGAGACGGCGACCGCCGCCGCCTTCGCACACACCGCGATCCTGGCCGGGAGGCCGCACAACGCCGAGCCGCTCGCCGAGGCCGGGCGGTTGTTCGGACGGCTGGCGCACCTCCTGGACGCGGTGGAGGACCGGGCGGCCGACGCGCGGGCCGGCGCGTGGAATCCGCTCACCGCGACCGGGACCTCGCTCGCGGAGGCGCGCCGGCTCGCCGAGGACGCGGTGCAGGGGGTGCGGTTGGCGTTGCGCGAGGTGGAGTTCAGCGACGCCAGGCTGGCGCATTTGTTGCTGGTGCACGAGCTGCGGCGCTCGGTGGACCGGGCGTTCGGCACGGTGCCGACCTGTTCGTCCCATGCGTCCCAGCAGTCCGGGTCCTACGGGCAGCCGCCGCAGAATCCGTATGCCGGAGGGAATCCGTACGCGGGCCAGAACCCGTACACCGGCCAGAACCCGTACGCCGGTGGCGGGGGAGCGCCCGGCGGCGGTGCCGGTGGTGGCGGCGGTGGCGGTGGTGACTTCGGCGGGTTCGGCGGTGGGCCGGCGCCGCAGCCGCCGAAGGGGCGGCGTGGGTTCTGGGCCGGCTGCGGGATGTTCTGGCTGCTGTGCTGCACCTGCAAGCTGTGCTGTGCGAAGGAGTACGAGGGCCCCTGGTCGCGCAAGAAGCGTGAGGGCTGCTGCCGGGATTGCGACTGTGACGGCTGCGACTGCTGCTGCCCCTGCGACGGCTGCTGA
- a CDS encoding cell division protein SepF has product MGSVRKASAWLGLVDDNDDERYYDDDYSEGTEPGDAWVTDPRVKVATDVAEEKGRRIGTVTPDSFRDARAIGELFRDGVPVIMNLTAMEPADAKRVVDFAAGLIFGLRGSIDRVSNRVFLLSPADTEIVSGERAPHREDGFYNQS; this is encoded by the coding sequence ATGGGATCGGTACGCAAGGCGAGCGCCTGGCTGGGCCTCGTCGACGACAACGATGACGAGCGTTACTACGACGACGACTACTCCGAAGGGACCGAGCCCGGGGATGCCTGGGTCACCGACCCCAGGGTCAAGGTGGCCACGGATGTCGCCGAGGAGAAGGGCCGTCGTATCGGCACGGTCACTCCGGACAGCTTCCGGGACGCCCGCGCCATCGGTGAGCTGTTCCGGGACGGGGTCCCGGTCATCATGAACCTCACGGCCATGGAGCCCGCCGACGCCAAGCGCGTGGTGGACTTCGCGGCGGGGCTCATCTTCGGTCTGCGCGGTTCGATCGACCGCGTGTCCAACCGGGTGTTCCTGCTGAGCCCGGCCGACACGGAGATCGTCAGCGGCGAGCGTGCGCCGCACCGCGAGGACG